In a genomic window of Pseudorasbora parva isolate DD20220531a chromosome 24, ASM2467924v1, whole genome shotgun sequence:
- the nrn1a gene encoding neuritin: MGLTLSGRYISLFLAVQIAYLLQAVRAAGKCETVFKGFSNCLLQLGENMANYPQELDEQENLKTICTYWDDFHSCATTALADCQEGAADLWEKLKKESRNLDFRGSLFELCASGNGASRPTVPVGVTLTVSALSALVTWMQF; this comes from the exons ATGGGATTAACTTTGTCTGGAAGATATATTTCATTGTTTCTTGCTGTTCAAATAG CCTATCTGCTGCAGGCAGTCCGAGCGGCTGGGAAATGTGAAACAGTGTTCAAAGGTTTCTCCAACTGCCTGCTTCAACTGGGAGAGAACATGGCCAACTATCCACAGGAGCTGGACGAGCAGGAAAACCTTAAGACCATCTGCAC TTACTGGGATGATTTCCATTCATGTGCGACCACTGCTCTGGCAGACTGTCAGGAGGGAGCCGCAGATCTCTGGGAGAAGCTGAAAAAGGAGTCCAGAAACCTGGACTTTCGCGGCAGCTTGTTTGAACTGTGTGCGAGCGGGAACGGCGCGAGCCGACCTACGGTTCCGGTCGGCGTGACGCTGACCGTGAGCGCGCTGTCCGCGCTCGTCACGTGGATGCAGTTTTAA